One Glycine max cultivar Williams 82 chromosome 8, Glycine_max_v4.0, whole genome shotgun sequence genomic window, CCTGTCTGTAACCTAACCTAACCTAATATCTTTCTctattcattcttcttcttcctaataataatatcatcatCGCTGTTTTTACCTACCAGATTTGACATCGAAGGACACGTGTCGACTTTCGGGCATCCGGAGTGGGCTCGGACTCACGAACCCGCTTCTTCCACTGCTCCTGCTGTTTCCGCTCTCGTCGAAGGAGGTGCTACCTGCGTTGCAACTACCGTTCTCGATGACTTAGCTCTAGGGTtcgttcttttttcttctttcctatcAATCTCAATACAACTCTTCCCCTTGTTGCTATttcctcatttatttatttatttatttattttcagtaTTGGCGGTGAAAATAAGCATTATGGAACGCCCACCAACCCTGCTGTTCCTGCTCGAGTACCTGGTGGCTCCTCTAGTGGTGCTGCTGTCGCCGTTGCTGCCGATTTCGTTGACTTTGCACTGGGTCAGCCACCTTCTTCATTCATCACTCTAAAGACATTCTTCATAACCATTTaagtatatatctttttttccgTTAAGTAACTGTTGGGCGTTAGGAAATTATTTTGGACACTTCTTTTGCAATCAACAAATgccatctttcttttctttcctctatTCTCTTATCTGGCATCCTAACAGCAACTAAATACTAAAATTGTCTTTCTGGTAATTCTGGAGGGTTATGCATTCATATGATGTAATGGAGTCATTTTCCTCCAGGGTTGGCTCTTTTCATGTCTGTATTCTGTTATGTACATTTTCCTCCAAAAGTATAGGCATGATCTcagttttttgtttaaattaattcagACCATAACACATAAAGTGATAAAGGTGTTCAGAGCAATATTTAAAATCCAGCCATTTAATTGTTTAACTATGTCAACAGCACACTTTGGTTCATTGTTTTTCTATTATGTACATTTGTCTTGCCACGTCCCTGTAAAATATTTCAGTTTTAATGACCatagtgttattttattttatatatatttgcatatttataatttttgttttattgtctCTGCATGCTGATATGTGAAAATGTTTGATACTATTGCACCATCATGTACAACAGGTATTGATACAGTTGGCGGGGTTAGAGTACCTGCTGGATTTTGTGGCATTCTAGGATTTCGACCTTCACATGGTGCTGTTTCTCATTTGGGAATCATACCTATTTCAACAAGTCTGGACACTGTTGGTATGGATGATTCAATTATTTAATGCGGTTTGATTTATGAGCTTTTGGGTTCAAGTGGCTGTTGAATTTGTTTATTGTGAATCATACCTATTATTTAgggcctatttttttttttttaaatatttctcagTAAGATCttaattataagttattttgaaCACAAGTTAAGCTAATCCAAATACACTTCaagaagaggaaaaatagatgttctcttaaaattgttttacattgaaacatttttgtataGATGCTGGCGCTGTCTTAGTTTTTGTGTATGGATGCTATTACTACACCATCTGCTGCATTTACAATCTCTTAACTCTGAAATTCCCTTTTCAGGTTGGTTTGCAAAGGATCCCAATATATTGCGTCGAGTTGGCCATATACTTTTACAAGCACCATTTGCAATGCAACGCAGTCCTCGGCAAATAGTTATAGCTGATGATTGTTTTCAGCATATAAATGTTCCTCTTGACAGGAGTTCTCAAGTGGTGGTCAAAACCACTGAGAAGCTTTTTGGAAGTATGTCCTTTTTctgagtttttttcttctttcttttttgctcttTAATATGATCCTTTTTGTTTCAATCATTATTAAAAGCTATTGCCTCATTGTGTGTTTCTCTGTGTTTGTACCACTACTTTATTCATGAAATTGCACTCCATTAAATTTTGTTCAACGTCAATTGTCTTCAGGGCAAGTATTGAAGCATATAAATCTTGGGGACTATTTAAGTTCTAGAGTTCCAAGCTTGAAGGGGTGCTCTGGACAGAAAACAAATGGTGAAGTGAAAGCTTCCGCATTAAAATTACTTGCCAACATTATGCAATCCCTACAAAGGTTAATTGAATTCTTTTCGATCTGTCATttggttattttttctttggaattgttttacATACACAGCAGCTTTGCTACTAATGTTTGATCTAACCACAGCTTAGCCATATCATAACTTCTGATTTCAATTATTATTCCTCATTATGGGTTTGCATAGttaatatttgttgtgttatgaCTGTCTATTGGAAGTCTTCAATTATATAGTGACTATTTTCTGAATCTATTTGTGCAGGCATGAATTCAGACTTAAACATGATGAGTGGATGAACACAGTAAAACCTGAACTTCATCCTGGTGTTTCGGCACAATTGCATGAAAAATTCGAGGTATCTGATGCAGAGATTGAAAACTCTAAATCTGTTAGAAGTGAGATGTGTGCTGCTGTAAATTCACTTTTGAAGGTAATGGTTTGACACCATTTTGCTTCCTACTTTACTTTCCTCAAGTCCTTATTTAATGACAATCTTTGTGCTATCGCTGTTGAACTTGACTTGCATCTCCTAAAGCAtttaatcttatcttatatattgtataataatttttgcTAATGGAGTTTTATAGTATAACTAAATTCTTAATGGATGGAGTTTCTATAATTTTTGCTTactaaaaataagtgaataatatATTTGCAGACTAAGAGAGTGCATAGTTGGAGGAtttcaatatgtgattaatcAAGAGTTATAAGCTAtgctgaaaattaaaaaacttatggTTAATGGAACATTGGTATTGATGGGTAGAAACACTATTTCTGAAAATactatttctatatatatacatttatgTATGAAAACTATATTCTGAAATTGTGATAAATGAGACATAATTATGctgagtttattaattttttatgctttcaaGGACGAAGGAATTTTGGTTATCCCCACTGTAGCTGATCCTCCTCCAAAATTAGGTGGGAAGGAGATCCTATCAGAGGATTATCAGAGTCGTGCATTTAGTCTGTTAAGTATTGCTAGCATATCAGGTTGTTGTCAGGTGAAATTCTCTCCATAAAACTTGCATAAGGTtatctatattttctttttactaaAGATTATTTCCTAAATCAGCAGTACACTTAGGCTGTTTGGTTTTTATTGGTATAGAATTTAACCTTTAAAAACCTAGTGGGAAAAAAAGCTTCTGTTATCCATCTTTCATTCATATTTTCTTGATATATCTTTTCAGGTCTCAATACCATTAGGATTTTATGACAAGTATCCTGTTTCGGTGTCCTTGATAGCTAGGCATGGTGGTGATCGATTTTTACTTGACACACTACAGACTGTGTATACAACTCTCCAAGAACAGGCTGATATTGCTTCCAAAAGCAAATCATCTGGAAATGCTGTCAGTAAGGAGCAATCTGCTGAAATTGCCAAAGAGAAGGTCTGACATCAACAATAAATTATGCACTTAATCTGCTTTTGATTATAATTGTGCAATATGATTGGCATGGTTTTACTTCTAAAACACCATTGATTTTGAAAACTGATTGTTATAAaccacaatttatttttcatttacattttttttgaaaggcttcCATTTACATTATTTGAACTTGTTATAAACCACAAATTATTTTGATAGTCCCCAATTTTGTCCATTGTTTGAGGTTTAACTATCTATTCTAATGGAGGTTGAATTGTATTGTGTAATCTTTGCTAAACCGTTACCGGTGAAGCTGCAGCCATCATAAAACTTGTATATTTTATGTTCAtgtcattattttttacaagttctctgtgttatattaaaaaaatatagcacCAATTTTGTCCCTTAAGTATGATCTTCTTTCTTAAGTAGTTCCTAAAGTAATAAAACTATATAAGCAATACCTCAAGTATTGAATATCCATCAGTTTAGTTCTCAAGTTGATGTATTTAAGTAAAGTTCAGGGACCAGTTCGAAGGGTTTTCTTTATATTTGAGAGACTACTTGGCATAATTTCCAATACTCGGGGAATTACTCATTTTAGTAAAGTTCAGGAACCAGTTTGAAGGgtttttttaacatttgggaGACTACTTGGCATAATTTCCAATACTTGGGGAATTActtatgtagttttttttaaagggaATGCTTGAAGGATGTAATTTTGGTCATTTAATTCTCAGTTTTGCACGTGCTTTTATCCTCAACACTCTTTTTTTCTATTGGTTTGTCACTTACTGATTCAGGGAAACCAAGCCTATAAAGATAAGCAGTGGCAAAAAGCCATTGGATTTTATACAGAAGCTATCAAACTCTGTGGTGACAATGCAACATATTATAGTAACAGGGCTCAAGCGTATCTAGGACTTGGAAGGTAGTATTTTGTTCTTGCTACTTGTTAAAATTGTCTTGCAAGCATCTTGATTGTTGTCTCTGTTGATCCAGTTATCTTCAAGCTGTGGAGGATTGTACAAAAGCAATTAGTCTTGACAAAAAGGTAACTTTCTTCATAGAACGTTTTGCTTAGAAGTCTATGTATTTTGCCATCATACACTGACAAAAGCTTGTCTTCATTCCAATAACGTACGGGTGTTGCAAATCAGGGCTTTGTAATTGAATCACCAAGTACTATTCTTTGgcatactaaaaataaaattgttttgcaaaattactaacattttgaGTTGTATAATTGGGTGCATCAGTTTACATCCGTGGATTTATAAACCTTCTCTACTTGGCTCTtgcaagaataataaaataaggcacaaaagagaaagaggGTCTTAATGGGATGAAGCAGGAAAAAGATGCTTCATACTATTGTGTAATCTGTGGACTATTTGATGTACTATCAAGTTTGTTCATATTCCTGCTTATTGTATGTTTCCTTGAATGGGATGATCACAAGCTTTTACAGTAACATTCCTTTGTTATCTGTTTTACCCAGAATGTGAAGGCCTATTTTCGTAGAGGTACAGCTAGAGAGATGCTAGGTTACTACAAGGAAGCAATTGATGGTAAGATCTTATCATTTCACTAAGAAAATTGAGGAATGTCAATGAGCAATTTCTagtattatttacaaaaaagcTATCAACAAACCAACAAACCACTAGTGTGGTCAACCACACATTTCCGTTTTGTTAGAGTCATGCACGAATTTATCTTTTCTATAAGTtctccaatatatatatatatatatataacttgaaGTGACTTTGGGTCTATTGTTtcctatttttaaaactatcttctgtttttgaaaataaaataaaaaacacaaaaaaaaatctttcaaaacaacttgaaaactgtttttaaaaaagcatttttttcagtttttaaaataaaaaaccaggACATCTGTCagtttttttagttatattaaatagtgtttaaaaaaaaaaaagcaatgaaACACACTCCTAGTCACACACTGGGtatattaagaattaaatttgtCCCAATGCCCATATATACTTTGATTTCTGGTTTGTGCTTTATTTGTGCACTAAGATTGGACTGTTCTCAGTGTATAtagtatgaaattttttgtgatgAAATTTGGGTTGTTCTTTCTAATTAAACAAGTACATATTAACGGGGTtcatctttttatattattatttttcttaagtgTTTGCTAACAAAGGTCTTGCTTTGCAGATTTTAAACATGCCCTTGTACTTGAGCCAACCAACAAAAGGGCAGCTTCAGCTGCTGAAAGGTTGAGGAAGCTATTCCAGTAGATACATAATTGTTGCACGAGATATCCTATATAATGGCTGCAAAATGCTATTCGTTGGTGCTGGTGACCTATACACACTCAGACGATTAATGAGTTTCTAGTTACAATAATTACTTACGTAAGAGTAATCCGACATGTGATTTCTGCAGAATGATAATGATTCTTTTGTACTTGGAGGCAATGGCAATTTTTAGACGTGGGAAGCATGTATTGTACCAACCTTTCTTCAGGTTTTCTGTGACAAAAGTTAATTGTTATTGCCAGAATGAGTCCCAATTTTGCTTGAGGTAAATATATTCGGATTGTAATGTCAGTCAAGTGAGGCGGTTCTTTATGACTATAGCTCGGTATTCaactgtttttcttttaaagtaGATTGTACTTCACAGTTTTATAATTTGTGCCTAGTGGAAGTACTTCATTTGTTAGTGCTTAAAGTCAAGTGAGGCGCATGCTCATGACTTTAGCtgtgcatttttcttaaaaatagatCGTATTTCACTGCCCTTTTATTCTTTTGCGCAGTTGAAGAAGTATTTCATTCTTTAGTGCTGTTGTTACTTACAACTGACTTGTAAGAAGCTAGAGGCGCTGAATTTGTTTCCAAGtgcttattattaattattgagcCCCCAGCGGGTTAAAAAGGGATGAACAACCTTGCAAGAATGCAATGCAAAAGTTAAGTTGTGTCACGAAACGTAAgtactatttttctttctgtagactcaaaataaacatttaggagaaatgaaaaaaaaaataagaataaagagTAGAAAAATGACATAAAAGTTCTTTTAATATGAAAGGTAAAAatcatgggatcaagtcaataACTTCATTATTAAAAGTAAGATTATGATGACTCTTTCAATATAAGAGGATATCTTTCAATCCCGTCTAATAAGCATGATttacaatttcttttaattcttatcaAGTGATGAAAATTAGAACTCTTTCTCATTATTACTCTTGCTTTGCTTCTCTTTGGATGAGATGTTCTAACTTTTCACAAGCCTTCCTATTTATACGAAAGTGGTGTGATTTTCTTCAAAAGTGAGTGGTGGATGCCAATAAATGAGTTACATTTACAAAGTTTATTGTAACTTCAATCTTCACTTTCCTAAATGGAATGTGTAAGTCTCAAGGTCAAAGAAATCAATTTCAAGCCCTTGGAAAGTGCTTCACAATTTTCTATGCATGCCTTGAAATATGCTCTTCAATTTTCTATGTATTtgaatttgcatgtttactaGAATGCGAACCAACCTTAATTATGGAGGAGTTTCCAACAAATCTCCCTCTTTCGATATAATTTGTTTACACCACTATACTAGCACCTTGACACCAGTCTTCAACCTTCTTGGTTGATATTATCTTGGTCATCATATCAGACCAATTAAAGTCTCTATGAATTTTCTCTAACTTTAATTTCTTCTCATTTAACACTTCTCGTATTCAATGATAACAGATGCTAATGTGTTTGGAGTGTGAATGGAACATGGGGTTCTTGGCTAAGTGGATGGCACTTTGATCATCACAATTTACCACATAATCGTCTTAATCATGTCCTAACCCATTTAAGAAtatcttcatccataaaatttctTTGAATGCTACAACCGCTACAATATATTATGTTTCAATGGTTGATAATGCAACACACTTTTGAAGTTTTGATTGTCAAGGCACAACTCTCCCTATAAAAGTAATTAGATATCTGGATGTAGACTTTCTAGAATCCACATATCCTGCCATATCCACGTCTATATATCCAAGAAGCATTAAATCTCCATTGCCAAAGCATAAGTACCTTTTTGGCAGTTCCTCTAAGGTACCTTAGTATCCACTTCATAACGTTCCAATGCTCTTTTCCTAGATTTCATAAGAATCTGCTCACGATTCCTACAACATAGGCAATGTCTGGTTATGTGCGGATCATTGCATACATAAGGCTAGCCACAACAGACAAATAGGGCACCTTGCtcatctcttcttttt contains:
- the LOC100786059 gene encoding translocon at the outer membrane of chloroplasts 64, whose product is MTSQSAKNLLVLLGLGLAGIVLITRKLKKSVRKDLGAFIEKLQLLPPPQPAPPKAPHPLTALTFALSDLFDIEGHVSTFGHPEWARTHEPASSTAPAVSALVEGGATCVATTVLDDLALGIGGENKHYGTPTNPAVPARVPGGSSSGAAVAVAADFVDFALGIDTVGGVRVPAGFCGILGFRPSHGAVSHLGIIPISTSLDTVGWFAKDPNILRRVGHILLQAPFAMQRSPRQIVIADDCFQHINVPLDRSSQVVVKTTEKLFGRQVLKHINLGDYLSSRVPSLKGCSGQKTNGEVKASALKLLANIMQSLQRHEFRLKHDEWMNTVKPELHPGVSAQLHEKFEVSDAEIENSKSVRSEMCAAVNSLLKDEGILVIPTVADPPPKLGGKEILSEDYQSRAFSLLSIASISGCCQVSIPLGFYDKYPVSVSLIARHGGDRFLLDTLQTVYTTLQEQADIASKSKSSGNAVSKEQSAEIAKEKGNQAYKDKQWQKAIGFYTEAIKLCGDNATYYSNRAQAYLGLGSYLQAVEDCTKAISLDKKNVKAYFRRGTAREMLGYYKEAIDDFKHALVLEPTNKRAASAAERLRKLFQ